In the Candidatus Cloacimonas acidaminovorans str. Evry genome, one interval contains:
- a CDS encoding prefoldin domain-containing protein produces the protein MKKTLLTVIALVAVLGVAQAAPFQTLGMLRTPDAYVLPNKAAEFLLVGYYRDISAPKPPTEDAEDASKGFFPYAMIGVGILDRVELSMFLGDYTSLDGLVYLLNAKVKIIEETLRIPQIAVGMDNILSPVAKHGAQYLGENDDFVDNPEADSYEPYSPYAVASKQVVFWGIPWMFNLGIGSNRFVGQAPRARYLTGTFFSVEMSPVRDLTLQGEFDGEDINIGINYAYKNFGFKLGASAIEDRFKDSDYKDNLRVALGVSYLFDKYAEAKRRPDLGLYASYGKKPSVGGEVVEVGETPIETGVVVPPTGTTVSPTGEIVVVPPTGTAAKPPVGGEVVVGPGTQLQTPGLVTPGTAGYQQLSPEVQDLLKELQMLKEERQKAQQAMEELRKWIEELKQKQ, from the coding sequence ATGAAAAAAACTTTGTTGACCGTGATTGCCCTGGTTGCTGTTCTTGGGGTTGCTCAAGCAGCACCTTTTCAAACCTTGGGAATGCTAAGAACTCCTGATGCTTATGTTCTACCAAATAAAGCTGCAGAATTTCTGTTGGTGGGTTATTATCGGGATATATCAGCTCCCAAACCACCTACTGAAGACGCCGAAGATGCCTCCAAAGGGTTCTTTCCGTATGCAATGATAGGGGTAGGAATTCTGGACAGAGTGGAACTTAGTATGTTTCTTGGGGATTACACCTCTTTAGATGGTTTAGTTTATTTACTTAATGCAAAGGTGAAAATTATTGAGGAAACCTTGCGTATTCCCCAAATTGCTGTAGGAATGGATAATATTTTATCTCCTGTAGCAAAGCACGGAGCTCAATACTTGGGTGAAAATGATGATTTTGTTGATAATCCGGAAGCTGATTCTTATGAGCCCTATTCTCCTTATGCAGTTGCATCTAAACAGGTTGTCTTTTGGGGAATTCCCTGGATGTTCAATTTAGGCATTGGTTCAAACCGCTTTGTGGGACAAGCTCCAAGAGCGCGTTATTTAACAGGAACCTTTTTCTCTGTGGAGATGTCACCGGTCAGAGATTTGACTTTGCAGGGAGAATTTGATGGTGAAGACATCAATATAGGGATAAATTATGCCTATAAAAACTTTGGTTTTAAGCTGGGAGCCAGTGCTATTGAAGACCGCTTCAAGGATAGCGATTATAAGGATAATCTCCGTGTTGCTTTAGGGGTTTCCTATTTGTTTGACAAATATGCTGAAGCCAAACGCCGTCCCGATCTTGGTCTTTATGCCAGTTATGGGAAAAAGCCATCTGTTGGCGGAGAAGTAGTTGAGGTTGGAGAAACACCTATTGAAACAGGTGTAGTTGTTCCTCCCACAGGTACTACTGTAAGCCCTACCGGAGAAATTGTTGTTGTTCCTCCTACAGGAACAGCAGCCAAACCTCCTGTTGGAGGAGAAGTTGTAGTTGGTCCTGGAACCCAGTTACAAACCCCTGGTTTAGTTACACCTGGGACTGCAGGTTATCAACAGCTTTCTCCTGAAGTTCAAGATTTGCTTAAAGAACTTCAAATGCTGAAAGAAGAGAGGCAAAAAGCTCAGCAGGCAATGGAAGAGCTGCGCAAATGGATAGAAGAATTGAAGCAAAAGCAATAA
- a CDS encoding YraN family protein, with the protein MKKYSLQDFSHIGEDLAARYLVSNGYTITCRNYRKKYGEIDIIVEKDQHLVFCEVKTRTSHSIEWALASIGFSKQRKISRTAQLYINENPQFAKHIFRFDVLLVFYYENTDTFEIKHFENAFDAILEY; encoded by the coding sequence ATGAAAAAATATTCACTTCAGGATTTTTCTCACATCGGCGAAGATCTTGCTGCTCGCTATCTCGTAAGTAACGGTTATACTATTACTTGCCGTAATTACAGGAAGAAATACGGCGAGATAGATATTATTGTGGAAAAAGATCAACACCTCGTTTTTTGTGAGGTTAAAACCCGTACCTCTCACTCTATAGAATGGGCTCTGGCTTCCATTGGTTTCTCCAAACAGAGAAAAATATCCAGAACTGCACAATTATATATTAATGAAAATCCCCAATTTGCCAAACACATTTTTCGCTTTGATGTTTTACTCGTTTTCTACTATGAAAACACCGACACTTTTGAGATTAAGCACTTTGAAAACGCTTTTGACGCTATTTTAGAGTATTAA
- a CDS encoding GWxTD domain-containing protein — protein sequence MKNIRLFFSLGVVLFSFSTLLGSDKLNMFIDYNRFLDKNKNTILLLDYQIPYENLAFLATNNGYFAELNVKVKITEADSVFLEHEINDIIGVKNKADTGNRQKSYLNRLSFTLHKPLYTIQFSALDINSQKNFFYEFPIETLPPSSLLSDVELNSEVRPDTSQYLVKFKRNNVLYHSEPSILFNKSTNDYIYLYLEIYNWNSTSESCLLNLSLEKDSLVVMDEYIDFQPGPGSESINLKIPLKDLNPGFYNGTIVLQSAERTEERNIEFAVIEEKEEEFFLFANPDEEYELMRIFLGNKIPSDWGKMNQDTKRRYITQFWRDMAFSTNRSVQSIMDLVQKRIDYANRNFTHFKQGWTSDMGRIYIRNGPPDDIQRDTSSDESRFVRKDYQIWKYASGKKPVYMFIDIQMNGNYRLIYVENDDLEASNPDWMRYVGSDFDTSKLDN from the coding sequence ATGAAGAATATTAGGTTGTTTTTTAGCTTAGGAGTAGTTCTTTTCTCCTTTAGCACCCTCTTAGGGTCGGATAAATTAAATATGTTTATTGACTATAACCGGTTTCTGGATAAAAATAAAAATACAATTCTTTTACTTGATTATCAGATACCTTATGAGAATTTGGCTTTTTTGGCTACAAATAACGGATACTTTGCGGAACTGAATGTAAAGGTTAAAATTACGGAAGCAGATAGTGTATTTTTAGAGCATGAAATAAACGATATTATTGGAGTAAAAAACAAAGCCGATACCGGTAACCGGCAAAAATCATATCTTAACCGACTCAGTTTCACTCTCCATAAACCCCTTTACACGATTCAATTTAGCGCTCTGGATATTAATAGCCAGAAAAACTTTTTCTATGAATTTCCAATTGAGACCCTTCCTCCTAGTAGTTTGCTTAGCGATGTAGAGTTGAACAGTGAAGTTAGACCCGATACTTCTCAATATTTGGTTAAATTTAAACGAAATAATGTTCTCTATCATTCTGAGCCCTCAATCCTGTTCAACAAGTCCACTAATGATTATATCTATCTCTATCTGGAAATCTATAACTGGAATTCCACTTCGGAAAGCTGTCTGCTAAACCTTTCTTTGGAAAAGGATTCGCTTGTAGTTATGGATGAATATATTGATTTTCAACCCGGTCCAGGCAGTGAAAGCATCAATTTAAAAATACCCCTTAAAGACCTGAATCCTGGCTTTTATAATGGAACTATTGTCCTTCAAAGCGCCGAACGCACTGAAGAAAGAAATATAGAATTTGCTGTGATTGAAGAAAAAGAAGAGGAATTTTTTCTGTTTGCCAACCCCGACGAAGAATATGAACTAATGCGCATATTTTTAGGCAATAAAATACCTTCGGACTGGGGAAAAATGAATCAGGATACAAAAAGAAGATATATTACTCAGTTCTGGAGAGATATGGCTTTTTCTACCAACCGTAGCGTTCAAAGCATTATGGATTTGGTGCAGAAACGGATTGATTATGCAAACCGTAATTTTACCCATTTTAAACAGGGCTGGACTTCTGATATGGGGCGTATTTATATCAGAAACGGACCACCAGATGATATTCAACGCGATACCAGTTCAGATGAAAGCCGTTTTGTGAGAAAGGACTATCAGATATGGAAATATGCCTCAGGGAAAAAACCGGTCTATATGTTCATTGATATTCAGATGAATGGCAATTACCGTTTAATTTATGTAGAAAATGATGATCTGGAAGCATCAAATCCCGATTGGATGCGTTATGTAGGAAGCGATTTTGATACTTCCAAACTGGATAATTAA
- a CDS encoding GWxTD domain-containing protein, which yields MEKIISFCLLLFAFGFLSAQEVFYEHYGNEVEIWVVLPYNSINFKKGSDEALYQVSLQISDAKKKQVATLEKSQIIPKCSWLNDCGIPIHFRQELPQGSYNVILQIKNKAMGERRSYSRQFIIGSSSTEIGLSWIIAKREDLEYLPNTLSGLISDEVKLYQSYSISLDSLKITIDNQVLTVKNPQSPIVLDLLPYLQTDAQNLMNLIFYENNIYYKMEPFLFTPWYAYSLRYSLEDQIRQIRYIANQNEWKYLRRLPKEKQAEAIETFWKANDPSPGTVRNELREQFYQRVMIADERFTLHKKIAGWTTDQGRIYIKYGEPDDIYSEVYALDKYPYIIWYYYDKNLEFIFADITGYGQYTLRNKDEEY from the coding sequence ATGGAAAAAATAATTAGCTTTTGCCTTCTGCTGTTTGCTTTCGGCTTTCTTTCCGCTCAGGAAGTTTTCTATGAGCACTATGGAAACGAAGTAGAGATATGGGTTGTTTTACCCTATAATTCAATCAACTTCAAGAAAGGAAGCGATGAAGCACTCTACCAGGTTTCTCTGCAGATTAGTGATGCGAAAAAAAAGCAAGTGGCAACCTTGGAAAAAAGCCAAATTATTCCGAAATGTAGCTGGCTTAACGATTGTGGAATTCCTATCCATTTTCGGCAGGAACTTCCTCAGGGCTCATATAATGTAATTTTACAGATAAAAAACAAAGCAATGGGAGAGAGACGAAGCTACTCTCGTCAATTCATAATTGGTTCTTCCAGCACAGAAATTGGACTCAGCTGGATTATTGCTAAAAGAGAAGACCTGGAATATCTTCCCAATACGCTTTCCGGACTGATTAGCGATGAAGTGAAACTATATCAGAGTTATTCAATTTCTCTGGATAGCTTGAAAATAACTATAGATAATCAGGTCTTAACTGTAAAAAATCCTCAAAGCCCGATAGTTTTAGACCTTCTCCCTTATCTGCAGACAGATGCCCAAAACCTGATGAACTTGATATTTTATGAAAATAATATCTACTATAAAATGGAACCTTTCCTATTTACTCCCTGGTATGCTTATTCTCTGCGTTATTCTCTGGAGGATCAAATCAGACAAATCCGCTATATTGCCAATCAAAACGAATGGAAATATTTAAGACGCTTACCCAAAGAAAAACAGGCGGAAGCAATTGAAACATTCTGGAAAGCAAACGATCCCAGCCCCGGAACTGTTAGAAATGAATTAAGGGAACAATTTTATCAAAGAGTAATGATTGCCGATGAACGTTTTACCCTGCATAAAAAAATTGCCGGCTGGACAACAGATCAGGGTAGAATATATATCAAATACGGTGAACCGGATGATATCTATTCGGAAGTTTATGCTTTGGATAAATATCCTTATATTATTTGGTATTACTATGATAAAAACCTGGAGTTTATCTTTGCGGATATTACGGGTTACGGACAATATACTTTAAGGAATAAGGATGAAGAATATTAG
- a CDS encoding DNA polymerase III subunit alpha, with product MSFVHLHNHTQYSMLDGACRVDRMIKLAKEYAMPAVAITDHGNLFGAIDFYKTAKNAGIKPILGIEAYIINGDLESETGKNEIRYHLILLAQNEQGYKNLMKLSSYSYIKGFYYKPRISKTLLKQYSEGLICLSACVKGEIPALIYNDRMQQAEEVALWYKDLFQEHFYIEIQDHNLEPEKKIMPRLIDLAKKLEIPMVLTNDCHYLNKNDYEAHDILLCIQTGKLLHDPDRLHYGTNQLYFKSPEEMKELFPDVPEAYNNTLKIADMVDLELHYDKFLLPNIETPPEFKTMGEYLRFLCYENAKIKYPDLNETIKQRIEYELEVIDRMGFNGYFLIVKDIIDNARKQSVPVGPGRGSGAGSIVAYLLDITQIDPLQYGLVFERFLNPDRISMPDIDIDFCAQNRSKVIDYIIQRYGRESVTQIITFSTLGAKSVIKDVARVLSVPASEANAITKTIQGNKTLDEAYNQYPEFSSLINSNDLYRTIFKHSKVLEGLVRQTSVHPAGVVIAPGDLTDYVPLACSTQKGEEKVILVQFEGKWLNDLKLLKMDILGLKNLTLIQKTIDLVKQAQDIDIDINHISLEDKKVYNILGKGETDGVFQFESDGMRKYLIELKPNKIEDLIAMVALYRPGPMQFIDSYIARKHGREKVVYDHPLMENALKETYGVTIYQEQVMQIAREMGGFTGGEADSLRKAMGKKNSDLMQQYQEKFRQGAKAQNVPDAVIEKIWQDWLRFAEYAFNKSHATCYALVAYQTAYLKAYYPVEFMAALLSLEDDPTKIPGKIEVCKKMGIKIIPPNINRSDSEFRVHGKEVLFGLRAIKNLGDAAMRDIIEDRNQNGPYTSIFEFCNRLDSTSVNKTILESLIASGAMDELEGTRAQKWNVIELALQFSSNDQKDRKRGQSTIFDFMDTEDEDNNYYPPLPSVEPWSYIYQLEKEKEVLGFYLSGHPLFEYRSLIKHLTNANSSTGKTKNNGELLIAGIINNISKKKDNKGNPIAFVEFEDLCGKFEVPLFNKDFMQYHKKISPGKVFFIIGNKSTFNGNEDSILRILPNALIDFKELPSELSGEIKINIPNEHLKNGLLTELGNRISRNTGKFKLITKFQSEDMNDYQLESRKLFFPDEALLNWLEKEKIDFQVRVVTNGKNN from the coding sequence ATGTCTTTCGTTCATTTGCATAACCATACACAATACAGTATGTTGGATGGTGCCTGCAGAGTTGACAGGATGATAAAATTGGCTAAAGAATATGCTATGCCGGCTGTTGCTATAACGGATCACGGCAATCTTTTTGGTGCCATTGATTTTTATAAAACAGCCAAAAATGCCGGTATCAAACCTATTCTCGGTATTGAGGCATACATTATCAATGGCGACCTGGAAAGTGAAACCGGCAAAAATGAAATCAGGTATCATTTAATATTACTCGCTCAGAATGAACAGGGCTATAAAAACCTGATGAAACTCTCCTCCTATTCCTATATTAAAGGATTTTATTATAAGCCCAGAATTTCCAAGACCCTGCTAAAACAATACAGCGAAGGTCTAATTTGCCTTTCTGCCTGCGTTAAAGGTGAAATTCCCGCTCTGATTTATAATGACCGAATGCAACAGGCAGAAGAAGTTGCTTTGTGGTATAAAGACCTTTTTCAGGAACATTTTTATATTGAAATTCAGGATCATAATCTGGAGCCGGAAAAGAAAATTATGCCCCGTCTGATAGATTTGGCAAAAAAACTGGAAATTCCGATGGTGCTAACTAATGACTGTCACTATTTGAATAAAAATGATTATGAAGCACACGACATATTGCTTTGTATTCAAACAGGAAAGCTTTTACACGATCCCGACCGTTTGCATTACGGAACTAATCAGTTATATTTTAAAAGCCCGGAAGAGATGAAAGAACTCTTTCCCGATGTTCCTGAAGCATATAATAATACCTTAAAAATAGCGGATATGGTAGACCTGGAACTGCATTATGACAAATTTCTACTGCCCAATATTGAAACCCCTCCCGAATTTAAAACGATGGGTGAATATCTGCGTTTTCTTTGTTATGAAAATGCCAAAATTAAATACCCGGATTTGAATGAAACCATAAAGCAACGCATTGAATATGAGCTGGAAGTGATTGACAGAATGGGTTTTAATGGCTATTTTCTCATTGTTAAAGATATTATTGATAATGCTCGTAAACAAAGTGTTCCTGTAGGTCCCGGTCGTGGTTCCGGTGCCGGAAGTATTGTTGCTTACTTACTTGATATAACACAAATTGATCCTTTGCAATACGGACTGGTTTTTGAAAGATTTCTGAATCCCGATAGAATCAGTATGCCGGATATAGATATTGATTTTTGCGCTCAAAACAGGAGCAAAGTTATTGATTATATTATACAACGCTATGGAAGAGAAAGCGTAACTCAAATAATAACTTTTTCTACTTTGGGAGCTAAAAGCGTAATTAAAGATGTAGCCAGGGTTTTGAGTGTTCCAGCTTCCGAAGCAAATGCTATAACGAAAACTATTCAAGGCAATAAAACTTTGGATGAAGCATATAACCAATATCCGGAATTTTCCTCCCTAATCAATAGTAATGATTTATATCGCACGATCTTTAAACATTCCAAAGTGCTGGAAGGTCTGGTGCGTCAAACAAGTGTTCATCCTGCAGGAGTCGTTATTGCTCCCGGAGACCTTACGGATTATGTTCCTCTTGCCTGTAGCACGCAAAAAGGTGAAGAAAAGGTTATCCTGGTGCAATTTGAGGGAAAATGGCTGAATGATTTGAAGCTGTTGAAAATGGACATTTTGGGTTTAAAAAATCTTACCCTTATTCAAAAGACGATTGATTTGGTGAAACAAGCGCAAGATATTGACATTGATATCAATCACATTTCTCTGGAAGATAAAAAGGTCTATAACATATTGGGTAAAGGCGAAACTGACGGTGTTTTTCAGTTTGAATCGGATGGAATGCGTAAATACCTGATAGAACTGAAGCCCAATAAGATTGAGGACTTAATTGCTATGGTAGCTCTCTACCGACCAGGTCCTATGCAGTTTATAGATAGTTATATAGCTCGTAAACACGGACGCGAAAAAGTGGTTTATGATCATCCGCTGATGGAAAATGCGCTAAAAGAGACCTACGGAGTAACAATCTATCAGGAACAGGTGATGCAAATTGCCCGTGAAATGGGTGGTTTTACAGGTGGCGAAGCAGATAGTTTAAGAAAAGCTATGGGGAAAAAGAATTCGGACTTAATGCAACAATATCAGGAAAAATTCAGGCAGGGAGCTAAAGCCCAAAATGTTCCTGATGCAGTTATAGAAAAGATTTGGCAGGATTGGTTACGCTTTGCGGAATATGCTTTTAATAAATCCCATGCTACCTGCTATGCTTTAGTTGCCTATCAAACAGCATATCTGAAGGCATATTACCCGGTGGAATTTATGGCTGCCTTGCTTTCCCTGGAGGATGATCCGACAAAAATACCCGGTAAAATTGAGGTCTGTAAAAAGATGGGTATAAAAATCATTCCTCCGAATATAAACCGTAGCGATAGTGAATTCAGGGTTCACGGTAAAGAAGTCCTTTTTGGCTTACGAGCAATTAAAAATCTGGGTGATGCCGCAATGCGGGATATTATTGAAGATAGAAATCAAAACGGTCCTTACACCAGTATATTTGAATTTTGCAACCGTTTAGATAGTACCAGCGTAAATAAAACCATTCTGGAAAGTTTGATTGCCTCAGGTGCAATGGATGAACTTGAAGGCACCAGAGCTCAAAAATGGAATGTAATAGAACTGGCGTTGCAATTTAGCAGTAATGACCAGAAAGATAGAAAAAGGGGACAAAGCACTATTTTTGATTTTATGGATACTGAAGATGAGGATAATAACTATTACCCTCCACTGCCTTCGGTTGAACCCTGGTCTTATATCTATCAGCTGGAAAAAGAAAAGGAGGTTTTGGGATTCTATTTAAGCGGGCATCCGCTGTTTGAATATCGCTCGTTAATAAAACACTTGACCAATGCCAATTCCAGCACTGGCAAGACAAAAAATAACGGTGAATTGCTTATTGCGGGAATTATAAACAACATTTCCAAAAAGAAAGATAACAAAGGTAACCCTATTGCCTTTGTGGAGTTTGAAGACCTTTGCGGGAAGTTTGAAGTGCCCTTGTTTAATAAGGATTTTATGCAGTATCACAAAAAAATCAGCCCGGGAAAGGTCTTTTTTATCATTGGCAATAAATCCACCTTTAACGGCAACGAAGATAGCATCTTAAGAATTTTACCAAATGCTTTAATTGACTTTAAGGAATTACCTTCGGAATTGAGCGGAGAAATCAAAATCAATATTCCAAACGAACATCTGAAAAACGGATTACTAACTGAACTGGGTAATAGAATATCTCGTAATACAGGCAAATTTAAATTGATAACCAAATTTCAAAGCGAAGACATGAATGATTATCAATTGGAATCTCGCAAACTCTTCTTTCCTGACGAAGCATTGCTGAACTGGCTGGAAAAAGAGAAAATTGATTTTCAGGTTAGGGTAGTAACCAATGGAAAAAATAATTAG
- a CDS encoding glycosyltransferase gives MKILFISYFYPPLAGPASLRNLKTVKYLSKAGNTIDVLTVGNIVYNYYDNGLLVESRQNQIIHIPSFDPMSILEKLSGKNKTVSDQIYHNTPEQIKLFIRQLYPLDDKVLWLPNLYKAGKKALKDEKYDLLYVSCGPFSSAVAVRTLSKHFKVPYILEMRDYWTLLSDYNLQGTYINRLFSHYTEKKLLQDASLIVTVSKGIAEDISKHFGSFLADKTFILYNGHDEEDFLSLPAVSQDKSKYTLSYFGALYAKRSLKWLLKALKDLQKENKLPPNFSLHLYGNYHLETLQEIKQSGIEKMVKIIPQLSHQEAISAMLSSDALLLLINSDSPKGTLTSKVFEYLRTGKPILALVPQNGEAGKLLQESGQNYICPMESVSAIKICAEKLFADREKEPKFHYPEDKYERRKQVEELNKKLLSVAKREGKSFF, from the coding sequence GTGAAAATCCTTTTTATCAGCTATTTTTACCCGCCTTTAGCAGGACCTGCTTCTTTGCGCAACCTGAAAACGGTGAAATATTTAAGTAAAGCAGGCAATACAATTGATGTGCTAACCGTGGGAAATATTGTATATAACTATTATGATAATGGACTTTTAGTCGAATCCCGGCAAAATCAGATTATTCATATTCCTTCTTTTGACCCGATGTCTATCCTGGAAAAACTGAGCGGGAAAAATAAAACGGTCTCCGATCAAATATATCATAACACGCCGGAACAAATAAAACTATTTATCCGTCAGCTTTATCCTTTGGATGATAAGGTGCTGTGGTTGCCCAACTTATACAAAGCAGGCAAAAAAGCGCTGAAGGATGAAAAATATGACCTCCTCTATGTTTCCTGCGGACCTTTTTCTTCTGCTGTGGCTGTAAGAACGCTAAGTAAACATTTTAAGGTGCCATACATATTGGAAATGAGAGATTATTGGACTCTTTTAAGTGACTATAATCTGCAGGGAACTTATATCAACCGGCTTTTTTCACACTACACGGAAAAAAAACTCTTGCAGGATGCTTCTTTAATAGTTACCGTTAGCAAAGGTATTGCAGAAGATATAAGTAAACATTTTGGTAGTTTTCTTGCAGATAAAACCTTCATTTTATATAACGGACACGATGAAGAGGACTTTCTTTCCCTGCCTGCTGTTTCCCAAGATAAAAGTAAATATACGCTAAGCTATTTTGGTGCTCTTTATGCTAAAAGATCGTTAAAATGGCTGCTGAAGGCACTGAAAGATTTGCAAAAAGAAAACAAACTGCCACCTAATTTTTCTCTCCACCTCTATGGTAATTATCACCTTGAAACCCTACAGGAAATTAAACAAAGCGGAATTGAGAAAATGGTGAAAATTATTCCCCAGCTGAGTCATCAGGAAGCAATTTCCGCTATGCTTTCTTCCGATGCCTTACTGCTTTTAATAAATTCGGATAGCCCGAAAGGAACTTTAACCAGCAAGGTCTTTGAATATTTACGAACCGGAAAACCTATCCTGGCTCTGGTTCCTCAAAATGGTGAAGCAGGAAAACTCTTGCAAGAAAGTGGACAAAATTATATCTGTCCAATGGAATCCGTTTCTGCTATTAAGATTTGTGCGGAAAAGCTATTTGCGGATAGAGAAAAAGAACCGAAGTTTCATTATCCTGAAGATAAATACGAAAGAAGAAAACAGGTGGAAGAACTAAATAAAAAACTACTTTCTGTGGCAAAAAGAGAAGGAAAGAGTTTTTTTTAA
- a CDS encoding glycosyltransferase, translating to MKICIVSNSHPTNDVRLYYKLAMSLAKQNEVYLITTNGIVNNTRNPYQIVVDASSRRLAIWHLGKKVKELKPEIIICVEPLTLLIAWILKKRQKFKVVFDVHEFFALSFSERFPRFLRYPAYLFYQLSLKQLMKIADAVFTVNQEICNQLLGRNKRIPSLVLPNYPVKNVWDYECNIPGSLEQLCQMKFDFIYTGGLTEDRGIYKILKVVSLLKHDFPFLKVLILGKFLKPETEKRFNQSINDYNLNAIIYYQSWIPAEKIGLLLKRCRFGLWIFNPKNRRLRLSTPLKVLEYLSAGLPVITIKTPLMKALIEKNGVGICSPYQSKALADACAKMLKLSDNEYNAMSKKCLELSENKYNWETMEPELFKVINGLGKK from the coding sequence ATGAAGATATGCATTGTTTCCAACTCGCATCCTACTAATGATGTGCGTTTATATTACAAGCTGGCAATGAGTTTAGCCAAGCAGAATGAAGTATATTTAATCACTACCAATGGTATAGTGAATAATACCCGTAATCCATATCAGATAGTAGTTGATGCTTCTTCTCGTCGTTTAGCTATCTGGCATTTAGGGAAAAAGGTAAAGGAACTGAAACCGGAGATAATAATTTGTGTGGAGCCCTTAACCTTGCTTATTGCCTGGATTTTGAAGAAAAGGCAAAAATTCAAAGTTGTTTTTGATGTGCATGAATTCTTTGCGCTTTCTTTCAGTGAAAGGTTTCCGCGGTTTTTGAGATATCCTGCCTATTTATTTTATCAGTTATCTTTAAAGCAGTTAATGAAAATTGCCGATGCAGTTTTTACTGTAAATCAGGAGATATGCAATCAATTATTAGGCAGAAATAAACGCATACCTTCTTTGGTTTTACCTAATTATCCGGTGAAAAATGTTTGGGATTATGAATGCAATATTCCAGGTTCTTTGGAACAGCTTTGCCAGATGAAATTTGATTTTATTTATACTGGAGGACTTACTGAAGACCGTGGTATCTATAAAATTTTGAAAGTTGTCTCCCTATTGAAACACGATTTTCCTTTTTTAAAGGTGCTTATTCTGGGTAAATTTCTTAAGCCAGAGACCGAAAAGAGATTCAATCAAAGCATCAATGACTATAATTTGAATGCTATAATTTATTATCAAAGCTGGATTCCGGCAGAAAAAATAGGACTTTTACTCAAGCGCTGTCGGTTTGGACTCTGGATTTTTAATCCGAAAAACAGGCGATTACGACTTTCCACTCCTCTCAAGGTGTTGGAATATCTTTCTGCAGGGCTTCCTGTAATAACAATTAAAACACCTTTAATGAAGGCGCTGATAGAAAAAAATGGTGTAGGAATATGTTCCCCTTATCAGTCCAAGGCCTTAGCCGATGCCTGCGCGAAAATGTTGAAACTTAGCGATAACGAATATAATGCTATGAGCAAAAAATGCCTGGAATTATCGGAAAACAAATACAATTGGGAAACAATGGAACCGGAATTATTTAAAGTAATAAACGGACTGGGTAAAAAGTGA